The DNA window cttttattaaagttgtattagctttcaatttcatcattcaattgttttattttttttctaatttaaccctcattcttttgattttttttctttagttaaagttatttttcaatttaattttaccctccaatttaaaatttgtgtttgccctctaattaatttttttattctgattttcaccctcattcttttaattatatatttttaaaatatccttttgtgtagttgattttttttctttcttgatttcatCTTTTGACATTTGATTTGCTGGAGAttcgacttcttcttcttctttttttatttgtactgCTTCTCATCTAATGATTCTGGTCATAAGCTTGAAAAGTTAATGTcgtttgatatttgtttttacgaTCTTATCATTCTATATTTGTTCATACAAAAATCGTTATCTAGttcatgagaccaagataaacctattaaaataaaattgaagataatcacaaaaatatattttgtgaaaagaattttttttttttttgtatctaatttttaaagatattattctaattcatctataatttttttatgttttatataaatgaactttatttttcaaaataaaaaaaaatcatttttaaataatattttttatatatctggCTTTGcgtagtattttttttagggtgtgagtttatttaattagttttatttatgtttttatttctattattttttattgaattaaataaataatttcagtAAACTCAAtcaattaagtattttattttgtgtgattaaatattttgatctgTATTTAcctcttaatttttctaatttctcttttagttattgttaataaattttttcatgtttatttatataaattattatcaatttatttaattagatccTTGTATagatatttgaatttatattttgattttttttatataaaaaacacataaaaattttaCAAATCGTAACTAGCTCATGATTTAAGaggtgtttgaaaatgtggCAATAGTtacttttcacttaaaaatatattaaaataatttttttttttttttaaaaattatttttaatataaacatattaaaacaatttaaaaatatataataaataaataaattttaccgAACCCGGGAGCTTATTCTAGCCTCTAGGTATAAACAACACAGTACGGAGTACAGAATGGAGTAGAAaaggaagtgaaaaaaaaaggggttctTTGTCTCTATAATTGTCTCATCACTCTCTCAGTCATACACCCATCCTCACATTTTGCATACCCAAAGCCAAGCCAAGCCAAGCAAGAGAAGAAATAACCCTCTTCTGGATTTCAAAAACCAATCTCTCTTTCACTGTACTCTGGTCAAAAGAAATGGCACTGAAACCTATTGACAACGCTCTTCCACTTCCACATGAAACTGCCAAATTTGGAGTAAATGAAGAAAGCAAGACTGCATCATTGCCTCCTCCTCCTGCAGATCCGATCATTGATTATATCTCTTCTGAGAATCTTGAACCCATTTCAGATCCTGAATCCGAGATCCAAGCAagtctttattttttggatctttctttatttttagacCCATGCTCAGATGCCATttcattttagattttgaaggggtttttttttgtgtggataTTAATTTTGGgctcttttttatttcaggGTTTAGTGGAAGAGTTAGATTCAAAGGACTGGACAAGGGTTTGCGAGTCGTTGAATAATGTTAGGAGATTTGCACTCTATCACTCGTTGCTCTTGCTGCCAATCttgtaagggttttttttttcagatttgagATGATCAGTAGTGTTTCTTGAAGTGTTTTGATGATGTGGTTTTGGGTAAATACTTATAGGGAAAAGGTGATGTTAATGGTGGTGAAAGCTATGAAGAATCCAAGAAGTGCTTTGTGCAAGACATCTATCATGGCTTCATCTGATATTTTCAAGGTCTTTGGTGACCAGTCACTTGACTCTGCTAATAACGCATTTGATAACCTGGTGAGGACTGGtgactttgtttttcaattcctATTTTGTTGCGGCTTgcattttgatttgttatgttTCTTGTTTGAATCGTGAttaatgtttttggattgtAATGTGGTTGCACAGCTGTTGCAACTACTACTGAAAGCTTCCCAAGACAAAAGGTTCGTGTGTGAAGAAGCAGATAAAGCATTAAATGCAATGGTGAAATCCATGACCCCTCTGCCTTTGCTCAATAAGCTCCGGCCTTATGTTAGACATATCAACCCTAGAATCA is part of the Populus alba chromosome 10, ASM523922v2, whole genome shotgun sequence genome and encodes:
- the LOC118036973 gene encoding uncharacterized protein; protein product: MALKPIDNALPLPHETAKFGVNEESKTASLPPPPADPIIDYISSENLEPISDPESEIQGLVEELDSKDWTRVCESLNNVRRFALYHSLLLLPILEKVMLMVVKAMKNPRSALCKTSIMASSDIFKVFGDQSLDSANNAFDNLLLQLLLKASQDKRFVCEEADKALNAMVKSMTPLPLLNKLRPYVRHINPRIRAKAAITISNSVSKMGLEAMNEFGLVSLVQMAADLLNDRLPEAREAARNIVTCIYEAYTRNEEQKQESWQNFCQSSLPPIHAQSMVKITSSQ